Proteins encoded within one genomic window of Gemmatimonadaceae bacterium:
- a CDS encoding ATPase, T2SS/T4P/T4SS family: MPATLRDHWPQRVLDAVPGPLPNDEPALARALAAALRVELADLTVANPAARTLVPERWARQFRVLPLDATDDRIVLATADPLDLECERALAFATGRDVRFALARPSALTDAVNRAYVESTSAPQHPGATREVQMLTADQEVAPPVAGQDDGGSVTRLVDDLLADGVGAHASDIHIEPEDQGIAVRHRIDGVLRHVRTLPRGVARSLVSRIKIISGLDIADRLRPQDGRARVAVNGAAVDLRVSTLPASRGEKVVIRILDRRSALRSLDAMGFRADEYARVDTLLGCREGLILVTGPTGSGKTTTLYAALQRLQQRNLNIVTVEDPIEYRIPGIVQVQVHERAGLTFASALRSIMRQDPDVLLVGEIRDRETAEIAIQASLTGHLVLSTLHTNDAASAVTRLADFGVAPYKIASAVKGVLAQRLVRRLCGCSAGTREVTARPVAAVAERSVCALCGGEGFRGRLAIVEVLVASTEFERRVAASETADRLAEAGREAGMVSLWESGLAHVRAGATSLQELRRVAAPPPPGKLRVAAAAWPSDTSTRRSVPNSPISLDVGTVEVYVIHPHPDGWRVLVLERGPGAIRPGSWEVVTGSVDPAERPEAAALRELQEETGLAADRLYSVAVQPFYLPRRSSIQMAVVFAAFVDHPGSVTLSAEHGGFEWLDAAAAAERFTWPRSRRTMGDIVRLLSPANLDRVEDVLRVR; the protein is encoded by the coding sequence ATGCCCGCCACCCTTCGCGACCACTGGCCGCAGCGCGTCCTCGATGCCGTGCCCGGCCCACTCCCAAACGATGAGCCCGCGCTGGCGCGGGCGCTCGCTGCCGCGCTGCGCGTGGAACTGGCCGATCTCACTGTGGCCAACCCCGCGGCGCGGACGCTCGTGCCCGAACGATGGGCGCGCCAGTTCCGCGTGCTTCCGCTCGACGCCACCGACGACCGTATCGTGCTCGCCACGGCCGATCCACTCGATCTGGAATGCGAACGCGCGCTGGCGTTCGCCACCGGGCGCGACGTGCGGTTCGCACTGGCCCGCCCCTCGGCGCTCACCGACGCCGTCAACCGGGCATACGTCGAGTCCACGTCGGCGCCGCAGCATCCGGGCGCGACGCGCGAGGTGCAGATGCTCACCGCCGATCAGGAGGTCGCGCCGCCCGTCGCAGGGCAGGATGACGGCGGGAGCGTCACGCGGCTGGTGGACGATCTGCTGGCCGATGGCGTCGGCGCGCACGCCAGCGACATCCACATCGAGCCCGAAGATCAGGGAATCGCGGTGCGCCACCGCATCGATGGGGTGCTGCGCCACGTGCGCACCCTGCCGCGGGGCGTCGCCCGTTCGCTCGTCTCGCGCATCAAGATCATCTCGGGGCTCGACATCGCCGATCGGCTGCGACCGCAGGACGGGCGGGCCCGGGTGGCGGTGAACGGCGCCGCCGTCGATCTGCGCGTGTCCACGCTCCCCGCATCGCGCGGCGAGAAGGTGGTGATCCGCATTCTCGACCGGCGGTCGGCGCTCCGCTCGCTCGACGCCATGGGATTCCGCGCCGACGAGTACGCGCGCGTCGACACGCTGCTCGGTTGCCGCGAGGGGCTCATTCTCGTCACCGGCCCGACCGGCTCGGGCAAGACCACCACGCTGTACGCGGCGCTGCAACGGCTCCAGCAGCGCAACCTGAACATCGTCACCGTGGAGGACCCCATCGAGTACCGCATCCCGGGCATCGTGCAGGTGCAGGTGCACGAGCGGGCCGGACTCACCTTCGCGTCGGCCCTGCGCTCGATCATGCGGCAGGACCCCGACGTATTGTTGGTTGGCGAGATCCGCGACCGCGAGACGGCCGAGATCGCCATCCAGGCGTCGCTCACCGGGCACCTCGTGCTCTCCACCCTTCACACCAACGATGCCGCGAGCGCGGTCACCCGCCTGGCAGACTTCGGAGTGGCGCCGTACAAGATCGCGAGCGCGGTGAAGGGCGTGTTGGCCCAGCGCCTGGTGCGCCGACTCTGCGGCTGCAGCGCGGGCACGCGCGAAGTCACGGCGCGACCCGTGGCCGCGGTGGCCGAGCGATCGGTGTGCGCGCTCTGCGGTGGCGAGGGCTTCCGCGGGCGGCTGGCGATCGTCGAAGTACTCGTGGCATCCACGGAGTTCGAGCGGCGGGTGGCCGCCAGCGAGACTGCCGACCGGCTGGCCGAAGCGGGGCGCGAGGCGGGAATGGTCAGTCTCTGGGAGTCGGGGTTGGCGCACGTGCGGGCTGGCGCGACCTCGCTCCAGGAATTGCGGCGCGTTGCCGCGCCACCGCCGCCTGGTAAGTTGAGGGTGGCGGCCGCCGCCTGGCCGTCCGACACCTCAACCCGAAGGTCCGTGCCCAACTCTCCGATCAGCCTCGACGTCGGGACGGTCGAGGTCTACGTCATCCATCCGCACCCCGACGGATGGCGCGTGCTCGTGCTCGAGCGCGGGCCCGGCGCTATCCGCCCTGGGTCGTGGGAAGTGGTCACCGGCAGCGTCGACCCCGCGGAACGCCCGGAAGCAGCGGCCCTTCGGGAACTGCAGGAAGAAACCGGCCTGGCGGCCGACCGGTTGTATAGCGTGGCCGTGCAGCCGTTCTACCTGCCGCGCCGGTCGAGCATCCAGATGGCGGTGGTGTTCGCGGCGTTCGTGGACCATCCCGGTTCCGTAACACTGAGCGCCGAGCACGGCGGCTTCGAGTGGCTGGACGCAGCCGCGGCCGCCGAACGGTTCACCTGGCCGCGGTCGCGGCGTACGATGGGCGACATCGTGCGCCTCCTCAGCCCCGCCAACCTCGACCGGGTGGAAGACGTGCTGCGCGTGCGCTAG
- a CDS encoding acyltransferase, translated as MTFLPLRDLPDRAISSAATEWLEGLHATLADPACDRALLCRNTLTQLWYPDYAGYWETAVEDAALPLATRLALSAMDPRNVTLEPEYYADCDDARFQRVKPLLWLWYSFDRTPLGGQNVWMGVLLRRLLAPHIFKRCGENFKAFQHVEFSFGYNLEVGDDVVVHRHVLLDDRGGIRLGNNVSISDFANVYSHTHSIVDPREVTNSATVIADGVRITYHATILAGVNVGEQGMVGAMAVATSDVRPYHVYVGIPAKSVRVKPNAPPQELVSRAAARQPAEPTRDDGR; from the coding sequence GTGACCTTTCTTCCGCTGCGGGATCTTCCCGACCGCGCAATCTCGTCAGCCGCCACCGAGTGGCTCGAAGGACTCCACGCCACCCTGGCTGATCCGGCGTGTGACCGAGCCCTTCTCTGCCGCAATACGCTCACCCAGTTGTGGTACCCGGACTACGCCGGCTATTGGGAGACCGCCGTGGAGGACGCCGCGCTGCCACTGGCCACGCGACTCGCCCTCTCGGCCATGGATCCGCGCAACGTGACGCTGGAACCCGAGTACTACGCCGACTGCGACGACGCGCGATTCCAGCGGGTGAAGCCGCTGCTCTGGCTCTGGTACTCGTTCGACCGCACGCCGCTGGGCGGACAGAACGTGTGGATGGGCGTGCTCCTTCGCCGGCTGCTGGCGCCGCACATCTTCAAGCGGTGCGGCGAGAACTTCAAGGCGTTCCAGCACGTGGAGTTCTCCTTCGGCTACAATCTGGAAGTGGGCGACGACGTGGTGGTGCACCGGCACGTGCTGCTCGACGACCGCGGCGGCATTCGCCTCGGCAACAACGTTTCCATCAGCGACTTCGCCAACGTGTACAGCCACACCCACAGCATCGTGGACCCGCGCGAGGTGACCAACAGCGCCACGGTGATCGCCGACGGCGTGCGCATCACGTATCACGCGACCATTCTCGCCGGCGTGAACGTGGGCGAACAGGGCATGGTGGGCGCGATGGCGGTGGCGACCTCGGACGTGCGCCCCTACCACGTGTACGTGGGCATCCCCGCCAAGAGCGTGCGCGTGAAGCCCAACGCGCCACCGCAGGAGCTGGTGTCCCGGGCGGCCGCACGCCAGCCCGCCGAACCCACACGCGACGACGGCCGCTAG
- the yihA gene encoding ribosome biogenesis GTP-binding protein YihA/YsxC yields the protein MTATARRADPLVVRSLDYLGPMATRGGWRPESTRPEIAFAGRSNVGKSSLINTLVRRKKTARVSHTPGRTREIHFFAVNDLFTLVDLPGYGYARVSKERRAEWKPLIEGYLMDTPALRGVVQLLDARRDPTPDDLDMLEFLAELGVPTIVVATKVDKVKAAERAAQMAALAKHAGMAEDDVVPFSALTGQGRDELAEAMLDLVAQPSWREA from the coding sequence ATGACCGCGACGGCGCGGCGCGCCGATCCGCTCGTCGTGCGCTCGCTGGACTACCTGGGACCGATGGCCACGCGCGGCGGCTGGCGCCCCGAATCGACGCGTCCCGAGATCGCGTTTGCCGGCCGCTCCAATGTGGGCAAGTCGTCGCTCATCAACACGCTGGTGCGGCGCAAGAAGACGGCGCGCGTGAGTCATACCCCGGGGCGCACGCGGGAAATCCACTTCTTCGCCGTCAACGACCTGTTCACCCTGGTCGATCTCCCGGGATACGGATACGCACGCGTCTCCAAGGAGCGGCGTGCGGAATGGAAGCCGCTCATCGAAGGGTACCTGATGGACACGCCGGCGCTCCGCGGCGTGGTGCAGCTGCTCGATGCGCGCCGCGACCCCACGCCCGACGATCTCGACATGCTCGAATTCCTCGCCGAACTCGGTGTGCCGACGATCGTCGTGGCCACCAAGGTGGACAAGGTGAAGGCGGCGGAGCGTGCGGCGCAGATGGCCGCTCTGGCGAAGCACGCCGGAATGGCGGAAGATGATGTCGTGCCGTTCAGCGCGCTCACCGGCCAGGGGCGCGACGAGTTGGCCGAAGCCATGCTGGATCTGGTGGCGCAGCCGTCGTGGCGCGAGGCGTGA